TGCTGGAGCTTGACTAACGGTTCTAGGAAACCCATCTAACAGCCAAGAACTTTCAGAGTTCAGCCATCCACGATTTTGAAGTTCGGTACCAATAAGAGATACCATTGTTGAATCTGGGACTAAGCCACCATCTTTGATGATAGTGGCTGCCTCCTTGCCGACCTTAGTGCCTTTTTGGATGTTATCTCGTAACAAATCTCCAGAAGAGATGGCAGGAATTCCTTTAAAATCTCTTAAAAGGCGAGATACTTGAGTTCCTTTTCCAGCTCCTGGAGCGCCTAAAAATAATGCTCGCAGAGGCCTTCTGACTCGTGTCATTGATAATACAATGTTTGTATGAACAAGAAGTTAGTCAACTTAACTGCACGAGTTTAGATTTGTTGAGTatgctcaggggtagatCACGTGGCTATTGAGGGGTAATTTCTTTACCAAAAACCCTAGCCTTGAAGTAAAGATACAAAAAGAGCAGAGTGAATACTATACTTTGAAAGCTGTAGCTCTACTCCTTATGACGTGTTTTCCAGTCTATGGTGATCAATGGATATTTATAAGTGTATTTGGTCACTTGTAAAGCGGGGAACCGACCATCCACCATAACTCTAGTGAGCCTGAATATTCTAGTTATGCAGGGATTGTCACTGCGATTAGATGCTGATAGTGGGTTCTGTAGTGATCTGCGATTTCTGCACCAGAGATGGTTTATCTCTACCGGAGAATCGTCGGGCGGAAAAGTCTCGGTGGTTCGAGGCCTAGTGGGGTACTTCCAGGCACAAACTTTAATGACTCTCCATGATTTCTCCGAATATAACTTTAACCAGTTCTGGTTAAAGCGGTTATCCGATCGCTTCGGCTATGTGCCTCGATCGATGGCTCATGTTTTATCCGCCATAGAGAGTTTACTGAGAATCACACTGATTGTTGTCCGGGCTTGCCTCAATGGTAtaccttttttttatcattgTTTCGTATTTCCGTGGTCTCTTTAGGACCAAGCTGGTCGTTTCTGGGGTCTTTGTTAAATTGTTAAACATAATAACTTTTTATAATTAATAGAATTATGTAGATTAACTGTGAGATAGTGAACGCCAGGTATGAACTATGGATAATCTGGTTATATTTTAAGTAGCAAGTTTCAGAACAAACCGGCTATCGTCTGAAGTTCTGTTAAACATGGTATGTAGCAGAATCAGAGATTTTACTTTGAGATATGGTGAGCATGTATGAACCAAGGCTTGATCTGATTTTTATATCAAGTAGTCCGTTGATGTATCATTTAgagataataaattaacagGATTATATAAATTACTTAAGGCGGTGGGCACCAGGCATGAACCAAGGCTTGATCTGAATATAACAATTCTCCTTTGTAGCTAAACCAGCAAATGCTACATACCATGCCAAGAAAGATGCTACAACACCGAACCATCCACCTGCTTTGATACACTTGCTACTTGACAGTAAGTGGCCAATACCCAGAGTTAAGAAAGCCATGTCAGTAGTAAagaacagaacaaaaaaaggaACAGTGGATCTGATAGTAAGAAATGTCATCATAGTAACGAAAATAAACCAAGAAAGAAGATAAAGTCCCAAGGCTCTGTCCAACTCAGTTGGATCTTCATAGCCAGAGATAATACCAAAAGAAGGGGTAAGAATGGCACCAAATGTAATCCAAAATGCACCAAAAGAGGTGAGAGCAGTTGCACCAAAGGTATTTTCCAAAACAAACTCGAAAAGTCCAGCAATTACTTGGATCGCACCTCCATAGAACAAAGTGACTCCAATCAGAATATTCTGAGTATGTACACCTCTCGTTCCAAGGTTAATTAACGACAAAACGAAAGTGGTTAGACCAAAGGCACTCAAACCAAGAGGCGTGGGGTTGGCCAATTTTCTCGAGGGAAGAGTATGGAGAGCCGGGTTCAGATCACCGGCAAATGCCTCAACGAGCTCATCTTTTCTAACAATCGTGTTACCAATGTGGATGTACTCATTATCAGTTCCAGAAGTTTGGATACGAGAAATAACAGGAGGCTGGTTCTCATAAAGGTTGGTGCTGTACTTGTCAGCTCCAGCGGTTTGTTCAATGTCAGTAGTCATTTGAGCTTTAATTGATAGTTTACAGTTCCAAGTGATAGTTGTCAATTGGCCAAAATTTGTTGATTAGGTTTCATTTAACAACCGACAAggtttgatatttatacagAAGTGTCGGGTAACAACATGGTGCGGGGTAAATCAAACAGAAATATTTCTAAGAATGTTAAATGAGGGGGAACCCATGAAATTCAAATAGCATTAAGCTATTAGCTCAGTTTTCTTTCGCAGATCACTACGTAGATATATCAGAGAACCTGCTTTGTTTACCCCTCATTACCCCGCCAAGGCACTGTCTTGGATCACATCTACGGATGTCAATGAACTGAGATCTCGCCATCTATGGCGTGTTTCATATGTAAGGAACAGTATGATCTAAACTAGTCCATGAATGGttaaattttttatctAGTTATACACTTCATCTTGCGACTTTTTAATCGTTCAACGGAACTCCAtccaacatcaacaaacttCGTGACTCGAATAATGCGGGGTACCAAGAACCCCACATGCGACTGAGCAGTGATTTAAAGTTCGATGAAACTCATCCGTTTAATAATACGTTAACAAGCTTACTGCTCAATCTTTCAACACACTATTGTAAAAAAAACTAAGGCGCCGTTCATAACCCATATGCATCCTTGATGCATGTATATATGCAAGATACGTCCGTATGCACATGCAGACAATCACCCCGGAATTACGCCGACCATAGTAAAAACGGGCGAAGGGATCAATGAAAACAGGCGGAAATAGGGCTTTTAAAATGAGGTGCGGGGTCGTATTGATCCACTATGACTACAAAATTTCACAAAAAGACATATACTCATCATTAAATacatataaacaaaaattacAAAGTAAACTTGAAGCCAGTCTCGGGGCCCAAGCCGTCAACAGTTCCACCATTTTCAAGCTTCTTGTTGAGTTTGTTCAATCTCCACTTGGCAACAGTCATGAAGACCATGGACAAAATGGCAGAGGCAAGACAGTAGCCGAAACCAGCATAGAAATGAGGGGAATAgtttgaagaaaacaagtATGGGGCATAGACATTGGGCAAGTTACCACCAATGTTGATCATGGCGAATGCAGCAGCACGCTTGATAGGAGGACGAGGCAAGTTACTCGAAGCCCAAGCATATGAAAGACCATAAGAGTTGTATACTTGAAGCACGAGCATCATAGCGACATATCTGGGGGCAGTCTTTAGAGTAGAGATACCAATGATAAATGCAACCATGGAGATAGCAGGACCGATCATAACGTGCCAGTATCTTTCGTTGGTCTTATCAGAATGCCAAGCCACAAGAACTGAGGTGATagaaaccaacaaccaTGGGGGAGCGGTCAACAGTAAAGTCTTAGAAGAGTCGTAACCCAAAGAAGCAACAATGGCTGGGAAAACGGCGTTAAGAGATGCAGTGGCAGCTTCGAAGAACAGAATGGCCAAGTAAATCCAGACcttctcatcaacaacagccaaacGGAGACCTTCCCAAGCactcttcttctcagtGGAATCACCataatcatcatcagcttgaccaatatcatcaatcaATCTGACAACTCCAAGGAGACGCTCTTCTTTACTCAACCACTTGGTAGTAGCAGGCAATTCAGGCAgacagaagaaacagataAATGCAACACCAATAGTAGCAACACCTTCGATAATGAAAAGGTATTGCCAAGAATGCAAACCATGGACACCTTCCAAGTCAGTGACAACAGCGTAAGCGATCAAACCACCGAAAGCGCCACTTAATAGTGAACCAGTGTAGAAGATAGACATACGCTTGGCCAACTCAGTTCTAGTATACCAACTGGAAAGGTAGAACATAACACCAGGATAGAAAGCAGCCTCGAAAGCACCCAAGATAGCTCTGATGGCAACGAGTTGGTTGAaattcttggcagcagccataCATGCGGAAATAACACCCCAGATCATCATGACTACAGACAGATATAATTGGGGCTTACCCAGCTTCTCCATAATAATATTGGAGGGAACTTGCATTGTAATGTaaccaacaaacaaaatagcTTGACAGGTACTGAATTGGGTATTAGTCAGGTTCAAATCCACCATGATAGTACCTTCCTTTGACGCGGCAAGCGAGTTTCTATCAAGATAGTTTAAAATATAGGTAATAATAAGAAGAGGGAAAATAGTGAAATCTAATTTACGCTTTAATCTCTTCTCAAGCTTAGCACGTTCTTCACTGCCCCTTGGTGGCAGAGTTACACCCTCGAAGAGGTGGGCAAACTGACCAAGATCAGGAAGCTCGTCATTGGGTTTGATGATACTCTGCTCATCATGAGCAATGTCGactttattgatttcagacatttttttttctcagtTATTGTGTCTAAAactgaaaagaaaatgaaatttaTGAACCCCAGACATGGGTGGACCACGCTTATTTATAAGAGAGTTTGCGATCGATCTGTTAATCCGGGAGAATTGGTGGGGTAACATATTGGCAAAACTTTTAAAGGAAGATGATCATTCAACGTTCCAAGTTGGTAATATTTTGTGGAGGGGGTAGTCAGTGGATCAGCACAGTTTATGGATATCACCGGTATGTAACGAAGAGGATGATTAATTTTGCGGGGGTTGGTAATGCATGGTGATGTACGTTGGTTGAGAAAGATGGGGGTCTCGGATACGCCTCTTGAGTACTAAACTATAGTGATCCAGTAGCAAGGATTTACAGTATAAACCGAGGGTTATctcaagaaaacaaaaaaaatagtcCCTAGACTATTTTGTTAGTGTTGTGATTAATAGCAGCCAGCAAATTTCATCAAGCTATTTACAAGTTTGCTCTTATCCTAGACACGGATAATATGATAGGAAGTACATCCGTCTTTTACCCAACAGGACCAAAAACTGGCAGTGGGGAGCGAGGCACCTCAGGCACCCACCCCGTTGTTCCGAATTCATTTTCTTTACCCCGCTTCGTCCCCCTTTGGATCCCCTGATCAATAAGATT
The Sugiyamaella lignohabitans strain CBS 10342 chromosome A, complete sequence genome window above contains:
- the ATO2 gene encoding putative ammonium permease ATO2 (Putative transmembrane protein involved in export of ammonia; ammonia is a starvation signal that promotes cell death in aging colonies; phosphorylated in mitochondria; member of the TC 9.B.33 YaaH family; homolog of Y. lipolytica Gpr1p; ATO2 has a paralog, ADY2, that arose from the whole genome duplication; GO_component: GO:0016021 - integral component of membrane [Evidence IEA]; GO_component: GO:0016021 - integral component of membrane [Evidence ISM] [PMID 12192589]; GO_component: GO:0016020 - membrane [Evidence IEA,IEA]; GO_component: GO:0005739 - mitochondrion [Evidence IDA] [PMID 14576278]; GO_component: GO:0005739 - mitochondrion [Evidence IDA] [PMID 16823961]; GO_component: GO:0005886 - plasma membrane [Evidence IEA,IEA]; GO_component: GO:0005886 - plasma membrane [Evidence IDA] [PMID 17395151]; GO_function: GO:0008519 - ammonium transmembrane transporter activity [Evidence IMP] [PMID 12429834]; GO_process: GO:0015696 - ammonium transport [Evidence IEA]; GO_process: GO:0015696 - ammonium transport [Evidence IEP,IMP] [PMID 12429834]; GO_process: GO:0006811 - ion transport [Evidence IEA]; GO_process: GO:0019740 - nitrogen utilization [Evidence IMP] [PMID 12429834]; GO_process: GO:0006810 - transport [Evidence IEA]), with product MTTDIEQTAGADKYSTNLYENQPPVISRIQTSGTDNEYIHIGNTIVRKDELVEAFAGDLNPALHTLPSRKLANPTPLGLSAFGLTTFVLSLINLGTRGVHTQNILIGVTLFYGGAIQVIAGLFEFVLENTFGATALTSFGAFWITFGAILTPSFGIISGYEDPTELDRALGLYLLSWFIFVTMMTFLTIRSTVPFFVLFFTTDMAFLTLGIGHLLSSSKCIKAGGWFGVVASFLAWYVAFAGLATKENCYIQIKPWFMPGAHRLK
- the TNA1 gene encoding Tna1p (High affinity nicotinic acid plasma membrane permease; responsible for uptake of low levels of nicotinic acid; expression of the gene increases in the absence of extracellular nicotinic acid or para-aminobenzoate (PABA); GO_component: GO:0016021 - integral component of membrane [Evidence IEA,IEA]; GO_component: GO:0016021 - integral component of membrane [Evidence ISM] [PMID 12192589]; GO_component: GO:0005887 - integral component of plasma membrane [Evidence ISS] [PMID 9678606]; GO_component: GO:0016020 - membrane [Evidence IEA,IEA]; GO_component: GO:0005739 - mitochondrion [Evidence IDA] [PMID 14576278]; GO_component: GO:0005739 - mitochondrion [Evidence IDA] [PMID 16823961]; GO_function: GO:0015663 - nicotinamide mononucleotide transmembrane transporter activity [Evidence IMP] [PMID 10869563]; GO_process: GO:0015890 - nicotinamide mononucleotide transport [Evidence IEP,IMP] [PMID 10869563]; GO_process: GO:0055085 - transmembrane transport [Evidence IEA]; GO_process: GO:0006810 - transport [Evidence IEA]) encodes the protein MSEINKVDIAHDEQSIIKPNDELPDLGQFAHLFEGVTLPPRGSEERAKLEKRLKRKLDFTIFPLLIITYILNYLDRNSLAASKEGTIMVDLNLTNTQFSTCQAILFVGYITMQVPSNIIMEKLGKPQLYLSVVMMIWGVISACMAAAKNFNQLVAIRAILGAFEAAFYPGVMFYLSSWYTRTELAKRMSIFYTGSLLSGAFGGLIAYAVVTDLEGVHGLHSWQYLFIIEGVATIGVAFICFFCLPELPATTKWLSKEERLLGVVRLIDDIGQADDDYGDSTEKKSAWEGLRLAVVDEKVWIYLAILFFEAATASLNAVFPAIVASLGYDSSKTLLLTAPPWLLVSITSVLVAWHSDKTNERYWHVMIGPAISMVAFIIGISTLKTAPRYVAMMLVLQVYNSYGLSYAWASSNLPRPPIKRAAAFAMINIGGNLPNVYAPYLFSSNYSPHFYAGFGYCLASAILSMVFMTVAKWRLNKLNKKLENGGTVDGLGPETGFKFTL